A window of Heliangelus exortis chromosome 15, bHelExo1.hap1, whole genome shotgun sequence genomic DNA:
gagctgctgctgccccctcccacGGCTGGTGGTGGAGTCCTGAGCACAGGGACCACGGAACCacagactgggttgggttgggttgggttggaaaggaccttcaggaccatccattcccacccccctgccatggtcagggacacctcccccagcccagggggctccaagccccatccaaccttcagcactgccagggatggggcagccacagcttctctgggaaacctgggccaggggctcaaCACCCTCACAACAAGGAATTTCTTCTAAAAACCTCATCTcaatttctcttccattttaaagccatCATCCTTTGTCCCACCACTGGATttttccagctggaaacccttccccctcatcccatccctccaggcccttgtcccaagtccctccccagctttcctggagcccctccaggcactggaaggtgctctgaggtctccctggagccttctccaggctgaacacccccaaatctcccagcctggctcagagcagagcttctccagcccttGTGGGACCATCCTAGTGGTTTCCTCTGAACTGACTCCACCAGCTCCACATCCTTGTGTTGAGGGCTGCAGAACCATCAGTGCAGGGGGACTTCCCTGGAGAAGTTTCCAAGATCTCCCTGAGGAACTTTGATGCTGTGTGTTCCTTCTCTGCCCACCCCAGCTGATGAACccttcttctgctctgctctgctctccctggacttgctcccagccctgctgcagctcctctcctcttcccagatGGTCCGTGTGCTGGTAAGacctcagctcctgccccaggcCTGGCTGGAACCTGAACCCcacctgcctggtgctgggtttggggttggttttggggcAGGAGCTCTGGTGGTGTGGTCACCTCCCCGGAACTCCTGGTGTGTCTGCCCTTGCCAGACCTGTCCCAGCAGAAGAGGGGTCCCAAGGCAGAGGATCTGCAGTGGCCCTGGGAGGCTGCTGCCACCTTCTTTTGGAAGCCCCTCAGGGTTtagggggtcctgggggggtttCTGCCAAGGCAGGGGGCTGAGCAGTGcctgggggtggggatggaggaggctTTTGAAGAGCATTCCAAACCCAGCTGGTTGGTGGGCACTTTGGGGAAGCACCTAGCAGGACCTccaggaaggacagggaggtttttggagccctgctcggctctcTTCCCACTTTAGATGTCCCCTttgtcccctccctctcccGGCTCCTCCCTCCAGGTCCTGACAGTGCTGTGCAATGTggctgtgcagggagcagggcacTGCCGGGAGCTGCTCCGggccctgcccctgctcctctccctgctcctgcccctcctgGCACTGCCCGGGGACACCCaggtgctgggacagggactggagctgctgcacctcctcttcctccactgCCCAGAGGTAAGAGCCTGCCCAGAATCCACCAGGAGATTGTAAAGTTGggaatgatgatgatgatgaggaggaagaaataattGCACCTTCAGCCACCCCCCCAAACACGAGGCTGAAGGGGACACGTGTGGAACCTCTTGTGTCCCTGGGGGGTTCCTTTTTATTGACAATgagtgggtttggtttggttttggggtctggtttttttttttttggagagggGGGGGCAGGTTGTTTGTACCCTTTACCTGGGGAGGATTCTTTCTGATTCAGCTCTGTGCCCTTCCCCATGGCTTGGGGCCATTCCCTCAGCCCcctctcccctggcacaggctgctgctgactTCCTCAGGCAGGGTGGGCACCAGGTCCTGGAGCAGCACCAGAgcatcccagagctgcaggagagggcaggagcaCTGCTGGAAATGCTCAGGCAGCCCCCAGGAACCTCTGCCTGCACTCCCTGCCCCACCACACTCCCTGCCTTCTCCTAGGCCACTccacctcccttccctcctcccaccctgAGCTCCAAGGAGGAGCAAACCCTTTGTCCCTGCTGCCCCGGGGCTGGGCAGGGGTCAGACACCAGTGGCAGCACTGGGGGATGAGGGGCTGGCCAGGATGTGGCTGTTCCCATCCCTTGCAGGCTGCCCCTGCCTCCCCACAGCTCAGGGAtggggctctgggtgctgggggggtggggtgggaccccccctggctcagcccttccctcctttttgcCTTGAAAGTCAAGAGAATGAAGCTCAGGGTCATCATCTGCTGTTTATACAAGTGACAAGTTAAAagatttacattttacattaaatatccatcagcccaggctgcagcaggggtgGTATTTACTGTCTCTCTTCACACTTTGCCTTTCACAATCTTCTCCAAGGCCTTGGCCACTTCATCCACGCCCAGGTTGTCCAGGGCCACGCTCTTCTCCTTGCCAaattctgcaggaaaaacaagAGGCCAAGGGGCAGCAAgtgcctcagtctcctcctgctgcaaggCCAACCCAAAATTTCCTCCTGGGATTCCCAAGGTGTCACAACCCAAGCTCCCTTTGgcaccttccttctcctcccacctTCTCTTGTCCTTTCCCAAcatatttccttccttttttttttgttaacttctgcagcagagcagctgggcagaGGCCCCCACCACATCCCAAGGCAACCTGGGGGCTTTTGGCCTTTTCCCATCCAGATCCTCACCAGCACTTCAGGAAAACAGTGCTGGAAAActtgctgctcctccagcagcctccagctgggggggtttggttCGCCTGCAGCTCACACAGAcaccaggagctctgctgccctctgtGCTTGCACCGAGAAGCACACGGTTAAAGTCATTGAAACCTCCTTGAAAAAGTTtctgagttatttttttccagctcagatGGCTTTAGGAAGAACACGAAGCCTTTACAGAGCTTTTCTTGGTGTTTCACTGATTATGcagtgaaaacaaaggaaaacagagagtTTTCTGTAGAGGAATCCACAGGCACAAGCTGGTAAAATATCTGATGTACCACAGACTTCTCTTTTGTGTCTTACCAGGTCATAAAatcattttgtttggaaaagacctttaagatcatcaaacCCAAGCATTaccacagcactgccagggccacccctgCTCCACGTTCCTCAGctccacatctccagggcttggaaacccctccagggatggggaatccccctgggccaggccctgagaccctttccagggagaaattgttccccagctccaacctaaacctccccaaaagttcctcttggcccatcccttggtcctggggagcagagcccgaccccccctggctccaacctcctctcagggggttgcagagagccagaaggtctcccctcagcctcctctgctccaggatcaacacccccagggccctcagctgctcctcacaacttctccagaccttctccttgctctccagccccttccccagctccattcccttctctggacactctccagcccctcaatctccttctgctcctcaggggcccagaactgaccccaggattggagctgcagcctcagcagtgcccagcacagggaccatccctgccctgctcctgctgacaCCACACAGGGCCAGGGGGGCTTTCCTGCCTCAACCAACACCCTCAGCTCCTTTGCCCCCGGACACTTCCCCCTTTTCCCAAACCTGGAGAGCTGCCCGGGTCCCTCTGCAGACCCTTCCTACCCTGAgacccccccagctctccccccCTAACCTGGTGTCACCTGCAGACTGACTGAAGGGGCACTTGATCCCCTGATCAGATCATTGATAAAGGTGTTAAAGAGAACTGACCACCCCCTCCTTGAAGCTCAGGCCTGAAATTTTAATAATGGTTGGGCAATCCCTTCCAAACTGGGCTGTTCTGTGATCCCAGGGAACAGCCTGACAGGCTCAGGAAGgcttttgttgttatttttttccacttccccCTTTTCCCAAACCTGGAGAGCTGCCCGGGGTTGTTGTGACCTCAGCTCAGAAGTTCTCCTGAtccttcttctccagaccctttcccatctcccttccttttctctggACAAGCTCCAACCCCTGGTCAGAGTTTTGGggttctccagcccctcctgcttgtgctccagccccttccccagctccgtggcttttttccccttcccatacccagggctcagccccttccaacccccaccccctccaggACTCACCGTAACGAGCCCAGAGCTTGGGCTTCACCCCCGAGCACTCTCGGATGAGGATGGGGAACTCGGGGTTGGCTTTTTTCAGGCTCACGTAGTGCTGCTCGATGAACTCCCTGAGGGGAGGAGGAACCGGCGGGGCTGGCAGCGAGCACGGCGGGGGGGCTGAGGGCAACCCGCTGCCTCTCTACCCCGCTCCGGACCGCCCTGAGCCCGGCCCCGGCTCACCTGACACCGCGGCTGCTGGCAGAGGTCTGGCAGAGGTGGATGCGGAGCTCCCGGACGCCGCGGCCCAAGCCGCTCCCCAGGCCCCGCACCACCGCCGCCGCCATCTTCTCTCTGAGCCGGGCCGCGACGACAAGGAGGCGGGGCTTTAGGCGGCAGCCAATGGTGGAAGCCGTCAATCATAACGCGGACCAATGGCGACGCTCTCCCGCCGTCCGCTGACCAATGGGAGGGGGAGGGTGGGCGGGACGTGCGGGTGTCGGTGTTTGTGGTCAGGGGGCAGCGGGCGCCATGCCGGAGAGAGACAGtgagtggggagggggacacgggggacaccggggacatgggggacaccccggggacacctggggacaccccgGGGATGGGGGAGAGGGGCGGGGGTGCCGGGGAATCGCGGAGTAACGCAATAGGGGCGGGCGGTGCAGGCCCAGCCCGGGTTGGGGGTACCGAGGTGCGGCgggggggggatgaggggcactgaggagaggaagaggaggaagaggaagtgaaggggaaaggggagaggaggaggaggtgagggggggtgTCCGGGATGGGGCTCCCGGGGAGCTCAGGGCGGGGGAGGAGTCGCTGCGGGACGGGGAGGaaggggatggggtggggaagggaattTCTGGGGATGCGGgaatggagggggggggatgcgggatgtggggagggggcacagtGTGAGGGGAGCGGCCCTGCAGGACCCCCCCACCTCCCCGGCCAGGGGACCTGGAGGGGTGCGGGTGAAGCTGGGGCTGAGCGGGGGTCGGGATGGGGGGGTCGGGATATGGGGTGGGGATTTGGGGTTGCGGGGATCGGGATGGcggggtggggatggggggtcATGAGGGGGGGTtgagggggtggggatgggggctCGGGATGGGGGGTTGGGGGGTTCGGGATGGGGGGGTTGGGCCCATGGGGTCGGTGCTGAGCGCTCCTTTCCATCCCCTCCCAGATGAACCGTTCTCCAACCCTCTGGCCCCAGATGGCCACGATGTGGACGACTCCCACTCCTTCCACCAGTGAGTATGGGAGTGGGAGGGGTCTGCGGGACCCCCAGGCTGGTTCCCCCCATCCAGAGGGTGGGAGGGATCATCACCTCCgggctccctgcccccagctccatcACCCGGGATGTGCTGGTGAAACTTTTGcctgctggaagctgctctgGAGGTGACAGTTTTGGGGTTCCCCTCTCCCTTGCAGATCCAAGCTGACCAATGAAGACTTCAGGAAGCTTCTCATGACCCCGAGGGCTGCACCAACATCTGCACCACCCTCCAAATCTCGCCACCATGAGTGAGTGGGACTGTGTTTTGCAGGGCCCTGGATGCTTTCCCTCTggggcttttttcttccctgactGACTGCCCCTGTGCAGAGGATTTAAAGGGGGTTTTGCTAACAAGTGTGCAGCTCTTGCCCTTGCTTCGTGCCTGGGTCTGTGCCAGCTGCCCATGTGTGTGTTAAGTGGAGAAACAGGAGGGTCAGGGCTGTTAGGAATAACAGTGAGTCGTGCATGCAAAGGCAgatttgtgttttgttctgtgcAAATCAGTGCTTcccctgctctctctgctgctggggtgggctGAGGGAGAAACAGTGCTGTGTTGTTTCCACCTCTTGAGTGCCCTGCTGTGTCTGGGGCACTGTGCTGTCCAGCTGCCCACGTTGGCTCTGCAGACTCTGCCTgtgctttcttctccctt
This region includes:
- the NDUFA2 gene encoding NADH dehydrogenase [ubiquinone] 1 alpha subcomplex subunit 2, whose product is MAAAVVRGLGSGLGRGVRELRIHLCQTSASSRGVREFIEQHYVSLKKANPEFPILIRECSGVKPKLWARYEFGKEKSVALDNLGVDEVAKALEKIVKGKV